The genome window GGTCGGCGAACTCAGGGAGGTTGTGGACCCGCCGGTGCTCGGCGAGGGCCCCGGCGTGATGGCTAGCGTCGAGGCCGTGGCGGAGCTGGCGTTCCGGTGCGTGGCACCGGACAAGGATGACCGGCCCGACTCCCGGGAGGTGCTGGTCGAGCTCAGTAGAATCCAAACAATGCTCCCCGAGCTTCCCGGCCGCAAGGGTTCTTGATTCGGATTGCGCAGAATGGTGTCTGCATCAGAATTGAGCTAGCTCTGCTCAATCTCAGTGCTCAGAACCTGTGACTCAAATGCTGACCTCTTGACAAAAGAATCTGCATAACATCTTAAACATTTTGTAATATCCTGGTCGGTTTCTGGCCGTATGACCCAAATATTTCGGTGCGGTGATTTTAGTATTTTAAATACGTTCGAAACAGCTTAGTATTTGTGTTTCAAACTAATATTTTTGAGTTAAACTTTTTATACGAAACGATGAGGAAGATGTAAGTTGAGTGCTACTCGCACCCACATGGGGTCTGTTACACGTTTAATGCTTGTATTGGCATTTGTCAAAGACAAGTATCTCATGGTTGAAGGCGCAATTCATCTAGAACAAGATCACGAAGAACAGCGTCTATTTCTGCGACGAATGTCGCAATCCAAGGTACATTATCAGTGTTGTGCTCAGCTGTGGGAGGATATCGGCCTGTGCTGGTTCTGTGAGCAGAAATTGTATGAGCAAATTTGTCTGCCTTCTATGAACTGCAGCACTACTGTACTAGAGCTCACCAGAATGCGTGCAGTTTAGCCCTGCTGTAATGTACAAGTTCTACAAAATACTATAGTGACTTTGCCATTACAACAGTCCCAAAAAGTATTTCTCCTGATTCCAATTTCCTCGGGGTTCTTTTTGTGACCCGTTGCCCCGTGGGCCGCAGACCATCGATGTCGATGCGCGGCGTCGATGGCATTGCGTCGCGCCACGCACGGCCGCCCGCTCCCCGTTCGCTTGAGACCATCGAGTCGTGTGAATCCTCGTGTGACTTGTTGCTGCTGTGATCACCAGACTCGTGAGTCGTCGACCCAATCAGATCGGAGCCATCCGATGCGCCTGTCGTGCCCGCCGCCATGAACACAGCATGACAGTGTTGAGCCCGTGGGGCAGACAGTGTCACTGCCAGGTGGGCATCGAGCTGCACGGCTGCTCGGAGCACGCCAAGTGCTAGGCCCACTTGTCAGATGATTAGTATCCGTGGCCCAGCCGTAAGCGTCCGTGTGGGGAACCCTGTATTGATTGATGCAATTCAGCCATTGGATCTGAAGAATTCTTCTTCTGGGAGCGAGCACGGCAGCCGCTGGCGTCGCCCATGCACCCGTTCACGCTCTCCTCCACCGCGCTCCTCCGCCTCATCAAGTCGCTCTCGCCGGCGGTAGCCGGGTCCCACCTGTCGGCCTTAGCGATCCACTGCCTCCTCTTCAAAGAGGGGCTCCTCCACGCCGGGGCTCACCTCCCAACGGCGCTGCTCTCCGCGTACGCGGCGCTCGGCAGCCCGCGGCACGCGCGGGAtctgttcgacgaaatgcccgACCCAGGCCTAGTCACCCGTACCGCCATGGCGCGGGCGCACGCGGCGTCCGGGCAGGCGGCCCAGGCGCTCACCGTATTCAGGGACATGGTCGCGGACGGCGTCCTCCCGGACAACGTGGCCCTGGCGGTCGCGCTCGCGGCCTGCCACGGGGTGGGCTCTTCCTCCGTGGCCAGGAACCATGGGAAGATGGTTCATGCTCTCATTGTGACCAGCGGCATTGTGCCGGACGTGTTCGTGTCCACTGAACTGATCAGAGTCTACGGGGAGTGCGGCGAGGTGTCAGTTTCTAGAAGGGTGTTTGATCAGATGCCGGTGAGGAGTACCGTTTCTTGGAACGCCATGGTGCATCAGTATGTCAGGCATGGGAACGTCGATTCTGCGTATGAGCTTTTTCTTGCAATGCCAAGGAGGGATGTGGTGTCATGGAACACAATGATGGCCGGGTATTGCGTTGTTGGCCGGAGCAGGGAGGCGCTAGGATTGTTCCGTCAGATGGTGTCGCCATCGTCATGTCCTGTGCGTCCAAATGGACCTACAATGAGCACTGTCCTTGCTGCTTGCGCGGGTACAGGTTGTTTGGAGACTGGGATTTGGGTTCATGCGTACATTGACAGGAACCGCATGAATTATGACGGCTCATTGGATCGGTCCTTGATAGACATGTACTCAAAATGCGGAAACATTGAAAAGGCCCTCCAGGTGTTCGATAAGGCACCTGGAAAGAGGGACCTGTACTCATGGACAACGGTGATTTGTGGACTGGCAATGCATGGTAGGGCTGCCGATGCTCTACGAATGTTTAACATGATGCAAGATAATGGCATACACCCTGATGATGTTACTCTTGTTGGGGTCCTAAATGCTTGTGCACATGGCGGGCTGGTAGATGAGGGCCTTTGCTACTTCTACTCCATGGAGAAATACGCAATTGCACCCAAGATTGAACACTATGGGTGTATGATCGATCTTCTTGGTCGTGTCGGGCGAGTGCAAGAAGCATACAGCATGATAAGGACCATGCCAATGAAGCCTAATGCAGTAATCTGGGGTGCATTCTTGAGTGCATGCAAAGTTCACAGCAATGTGGAGCTTGGCGAGATTGCTGCAGCTGAAGTCAGCAGGTTGGAACCAGATGACCCCTGGGCGAGGGTGATGCTATCCAGCATGTATGCAAAAGTGCAGGATTGGAGTGGTCTCgccagggagaggagagaggtgaACAGCCTGCAGGTGAAGAAGACGCCTGGGTGCAGCTCAATCGAACTCGATGGCCAGGTGCATGAGTTCCTCGCTGGTGGTTTTCAGCATCCTCAGCATGATGAAATTTGCACTGTACTAGAGAACGTTGAAACACAAACACATGTGGGCTAAAAATATGTGGATGCCTCATCTGCTGAGGTTTTTGTTTTGCCAATGAATGTTAGCATGCAGGTGCAGGTTTCTTGGGCCTTCACAAGTAGGTCAACTGACCTCCAAAGCACGTTGCCACATTGTTATGTGAAGAACACGAGGAAAGATCGGTGTGCTTGGTCATATTGCAAGGAGTGTCGAAGATAGAGCCAAAGGCGATTCTGGATCAGCGCTTGGTGAAGAAGAACAATGCCGGTCAAGCTCAAATTCAGGTAGAGTGGTCCAATTTGCCTGAGGGAAGCCACTCAATCTGAGCTAGCAGATTCTCATTCGAGTAGATGACTATGACTGTTCAGCATGATCATGCTGGACATTGAATCAGCAATAGAAGCTCGCAGATGCATAGCACCGGCTCTGATTATGCTGCAGCTTCAGATGTCAGTGGACATGAGTTACATGTGAGGACATGCGCAACTTTACTATTTGTTCTGGCTACCGAGATTTTTAGTGTATTCAATTCATCCTATCTTGATTGTTTGTGTCCCTTTTATTCCATTTTCCACGTATGAATATTAGGTAATGGCATAGGAATTCTAAATGGACTATATTGGATATTTCTCAGATTTGTAAGCTATTTTGTATATCATAGGGTTAACCACTGATATGTATCCTACTTTATCAACATCTGAGAAGTTTTGAACCTTCTGATATACGCACATGCGTTTTTTTGTGATATAGATGCTTGGCACGATTACATGAAGAGTGGTCTTATGTTAGAGTGGTTCCTTCCAGCTAATTAATGAAAATACTACAGTTCAGGAGGGTCCTTTAGTCCTGCAGTACTATACTTTATAAGTATTATCTGCTGCTAAGTTTGAGTCCTTGATTGAATGGCACCAATTATATAGATTTGGCATTTGGCAAGGCTGTAAGAGTATTATGTCTTTCTTGTCGCATGGTGGATACTGGATTGTATAGGTTTAACTACTAACTAATGCCCAAAATATTCGATATCAAAGTTTTCCTTTCAGATCTCTTCTGCCAGCTCACTTGTTTATTGATTCACTGTTTTTCAGTTGTTTTACCATACGATATAATATATTGATTCTTGTGTTTCAGTTGTTTTGCCATATGTCATATGATACCATAATGCATATATTGATAGCTAGATAAAATGATGGTTCTTTTTAATCACATTAtgaccttttctttctttctttttgagtgCAGGATGCTGGACCTTTGGGCTTTGGCGGATCCTGTTCAACTGTATTTATATACCAAAGTGAGGATTTTAATTGGGAAGCGCCTACTGAACTCATGCTAAACTGCCTTTATGAATTTGGCATGTATTTTACCGCTAAAATGCTCGAATACTTAGGAAAGCTCTCGTATCGGATATCAGTACTCATCTGATACGTATCAAACACCGATACTCCTCAGATACATGGCGGATAAGTATAAGTTATTTTTCTAAgtttcaaataaataaataaataacaccTCATTCAATACGTAGAAACCCCCTTTCTAGTTCTCTCCCCTCCCCTACCCACCCTCGTGGAAAGCAGGCAGTAACAGATAGAGCAAACCCCACACCTTTGCCCACCTTCTGGTCCACAGGACTTGTGAGCAATGACTTCTTTCTCTTCTCCGCTCTTTATGATATTGAGGGCTCGTTTGGCAGGGCTCCATATTCTTTTAGAAACGTTTCAGTTTCAGATTCTCTCTGGAaacgtttctctggtgaatcactctcaattttctgaaaacgtttGGTAGGAATTCCGGATTcagattcttgaagaaaaatgacctgagCGATTCTCGAAACGAGTGAAACACCATTTTGGGTGATTCTCATCGTAGTgttaaaaataagaaatgtttctggtgattcaaggtgaaacgtttcacgttTTAGTGCATTTGGCAGGAATTCTAGAGAATCATCAGAGAATCTGAAACGTGATacacttctttttcttcttgtttcaAATTTGATCTCTTATAAGCATTTTTTtatattctattttatttttatttttcatgatatatgtatatacacataggGTCGTATCAATGTTTTTGAAATGGTGTATCGGCATCGGGTATCTGGGCAACATAGTTCCTCCATATTTGAATGACAATGCATTTTCCTATTAAAACTCAATGAAATTTGGTATATTGTGATTGTTTACTCgtataaaaattatttaataTTGATAAATAGGTCTGTCTATATGAGCGGATACAGAGCCCTGTATCCATCAGTCAGAACTATAAAGTGAAACTTCACTCCCGGGTCAAGATAATATCTTATATTTGCATTTAACAGGTTAgataaaaacattaaatataGATAACTAAATATACTTCTTTTTAACATTATACATATACACCGAATCAAAAATCGAAAGTTTTATATAACCAAAGACAACCTAAAGCCGCCGCCATGCCGGCTGCCGGCTGGCCACCAGAGCAAGGAGAACGCGTATTGTCATCGCAGAAGGCAGGGATCCATGCGAAACCTCGCAGCCGAAGTAACCAACCATCCTGCAAGGCTGCATGCCTCCAAAAGTGGCGCCCTTCTGCTTAGACTCGACCTCTCTCGCGGGCTTTCCAGATCCCTTGCTCGGTCGACACGTTGTACGACCGATCCCACCACGCGCCACGTCCCTCCCTGCACCACCCGGCCTATAAGGCGCACCCGGCCGCGACCGCCAACGCCTACCTGCTCCATTACCCGCTGCCACCCGCCGTCTCCATCGTCGCGTCGTCACCTTTTGCTTCCAGCTGCTCGCTTTCTTTCAAGAACTGGCCTGCCCGGAAGAAGACCAGAGGAGGGCGCGCCGGGGAAGATGAGTGATCCCAAGTACGCCTACCCCTACCCTGCGCAAGGTATTAGCAGGCTTGTCTGAAAAACTCTGAAGATCGAAAAGCTAGCTGTGGTGCTGACAGATCCCTTTCTTGATTTGTTCTGTAAGGTTACTACCAGGGGCCGTACCAGGGGCCGCCGGTGATGGCGCCGCCGCAGtacgccgcgccgccgccgaggagggAGCCAGGGTTCCTCGAGGGCTGGTATGGCTACTCTTCGTTCTTGTATTCTTGATTAGCTCACTGCGAAGCACAAATTTAGCGTCACTGAATCTCACTTTCGTGCCTGTTCTAAtgtcctctctctccctctctctctttcttttggctGGTTTGCAGTTTGGCTgcgctctgctgctgctgcttgatCGACGAGTGCTGCTGCGACCCGTCCATCATATTCGTCAGCTAGAGGATCCAGCTCGTGGTGTGTTGCGATTTTCTTTTCCGATTCGTGGTGTGTTGCGATTGCGAGTACAAAAAATATTGGAAATAATAGCactttaatatttatttaattattttttcccGATTCGTGGTGTGTTGCGATTGCGAGTACAAAAAATATTGGAAATAATAGcattttaatatttaattaatttaattttgaTATAATATGAAAAAATAGATACATATAATTAATTATCGATTAGCCCGGATGAGTCCTGacaagatccaaataaaatcaattagAATTCGATCAATTCTAATCAGCCTCATGTAGATACTAAGAAGGATTTTGATTAGCTCACTAAAAATGTATGGACTAAAGCACCCGAATAATATATTGACTAGTTCACTCGAATAATCGAGTAGGATTGATGACTAgctcataaaaaatatatggaCTAAAACATTCGAAAATGTATGGACTAAAACATTCGAGTAGTATATTGATTAGTTCACTCGATTAAACGTTTGAGTAGGATTACAATATACGTATCTGATAATGATATGAGATATATAAACCCTTATGATATCGATACAGTAGgtgatgataaagatgaagtagtcgaagttGATCTTAATATAGTAGACAGCGATGATGATGGCAACATAGACGAAGTAGCACACAATGAATAAAACTATAAAGTAAGCCGATTTGCGTAAACAACTAACCCGATTTTGATAGACTATTTACGCGTATGTCGTGCAACCGCACCCTCCGTCCCTGTTATAGCCACGACCCGGCCCGGTGAGCGAGCACATAGATATATTCTTCTAGTTCTCTTATCTACACATGCTAAATAAATAAAGGAGAAAATCCTTTAAAGTTAGTCTCTATCTATATCTCTTAGCAAGATAAGTTTAAAGAAACACACCTCCCATACATAGTTAAACCTTTAAAGTTCATTtagaattatacaaatataatgatcaaagttcatatattctaatagaaagcACGCCTTCAATGTTGTTAAGCTCTAACTACGCTATCTGCCATTGTTCTTATTCCTGCCAGCTGCTAGGTGCTAGCTGCAGCTGGTTTCTACATATGTATCTCGATCGAGTGTGTAATCTCTTCTAATCTATCGTCCTCTCTccgtgtgtgcgtgtgtgtaaTTTGTCATGTTTATGGTTCTTACTGGATTACTTTGGCAGACCAGTACACATGTTTTCTTGCTTTGCTTTTGATTTCTTTGGTTCAATGCAAGGAATATTTTTAGTAATCGAGTGGATAGAAGAGAACCATGGACACAAAAGGTAAGCTGAAGCGCTGAAGCGGGTTCTTCGGGAGGAAAAAGTCTTTGATGCGGTTAACCGTTTAGTCACGACCAATGCCGGCGGAATACGACCAATCCATGGAATTCCAGGGGAAACGTTTTACGTGCGACGACACGTGCATTTGAACAAAACATATGAGCTGCCAAGTTCCGTAGGTCACAGACCCTTTCGCCAAGTCCTGGTCCAGCGATCGGCGAGGGATCGCGCCAAGCCCCAAATGATCGATCGTGACTAGACGATCCGGCTTGGTCTTCTCTTGCGTCCAGgaatttcaattttattttataatttttttattgatgaAAAAACCGAAATTCTTGATATTTTATTgaaattttggttattttttattcttattttccCCCTATATTTCcgtaaaacaaaaatttaaaattagatattttgtttcactctaaaatttataaaattttgacaaaatttaatCCCTGCTTGCGTGTACCAAACAGCTTCAACTTTGGATGGAGCTCCAATTAACCATGCTATGTAGTATTCTTACTGCTGCCAGCTACAGCTGGTCTTAGGTATGAAAATGGATGGTATAAATCTTGTCCTATtctgattattttttatatttttcaatattttttggattttcagGACTTATATGAAAACGATTTCGCTATTTCCCCATCATATTTTTAGTATCATGTTTTTTCAATTAAGATCAATCTTCATAAATAACAATATAACTCACAAGCTAAGCCTAGCCGGCCATTCTAAATATCACTTTTATCTTAAACTTTACCCAAACCTAGTGGTTTGCCTAGTCTTAGTCAGCTGTTGACCTACCAATATTGTTTAAGGTCATGCGCATGAGCCACCTCTAACCCTATTTTGTGACTGTATATTGTGTCAAAGTACTCGAGTTATGATATATTGTATATTTTTCAGTTGAGATTTATATCATTACATGGTCTATCTGTGtataatataaattatttttattgatgTGAATTAATCATATATCGTGTTAATGTTTAAAGTTATGGTTCTATGGGTTTGTATTATGGGTTTGAATTATTGATTCTAGATAGATACTAATGTGTTTCCGTTTAGATTGGTTTGTTTTCGATATTCCGATAGTCCTGAGATCTACATATTTTCGGCTTTTTCGTTTTGATTACATTTTcgagagaaaaatatgaaaatgaaaacggttaaaTGTTTTCTTGATGTTTCTCGTCTGTTTTATCCCTAGTTGGTCTCCATGTCGTCGACTTGATAAGGAGTGTATGATCTCTCATCTCCCTGCGTGTGTAATTTGCAATGCAcgttagtcttttttttttcccgaggaATGCATGTTACGGTTGTGACCGAATCGAATTGTTTTGCCAGTAGATCATGGTTCGCGTTACCGACCTAACCGACCTCCGgtggtaaccgaaaaaccgcggtaaccgcgattaccggtcaaaaattcaaaaaaattcggagaaaattcattcggcaaattttatttttttgcaaaaaaatcatatttttgccctctcggtaaccgagcggtttggatcggttaccgagcggtttgggtcggttaccgagcgattttctcgcatttttgattcggtcggttaccaagcggtttggctcggtaaccgctcggttttctcgatttatcgagcgattttatcgaatttcagcgcagttcaacaaaaaacctaaaaaagggtttaatcttgtaaaatcaataactaattcatccgagcttcaaatcaagtgaaacaaattttgttggcttccttgtaacatgatctacatgataaaagtatttatactcataaaaaagttcaaaattttctgtgagaaattttatttgttaaaccaaggtaaatgcatagtttactctttgctaatccaaaaatcatgaaactaattttgttagtcttcttacatgatcctatatcttttaaaaatatatgaactcatgaattagttattgtaacatgcatgattgtgtaaatgtgttgcgactagattaattcataactgacccatcacaccttaaaaattagtgaaaccactttcattagcttatttatattatgatttaagtagaaaaaataatagtagacatcaaaaaattaattacagtgatttttcttaacatattcactttatgcttgtgaactttgtaaaaatcatagagaatttaataaaactctaaataaagtgaaatcaattttaaaggttctcttaaaatacgttttatataaggaaaatatgtgtttgcatgttacacttttccttaacgtgagttaataattgagccgcacgcttcaatttttttcatttttttcaaactttctccctatataatatgatgcaaacgacattatttttgaaattttttttcacagaagttcttagaattgtgtctagtttttttttaagatgtttttgaattttttttaaatttttttattttttcgaattttttgaattcaaatttcggttaccgagcggtttttgaaatcggaccggaccaggaaggtcggtaaccgcgatttttgagcggttaccgacggttttttgaaccctgcagTAGATTCGCAGTTCAGTTCAGTACTGTAGTTGGGTGGTGGATAGAACACGAACAGAAAAAAGACTGATATGCCTAGCGCCTTTGCAAAAGTTCTAATAAAGCAGATGATTCGGCAAGAAAGCCTGGAATGGACGCCCCTAGCTTTTCAGTCGCAACCAATACAGCGGCGCGGCGGAATCACTTTAGGTTCACGGATTTGTGCATTCGAGAGAAAACTGAGTTGTCCAGGCAGGCGCGCAAGTCACAACAGTAGCTTTCACCAAGTCCTTGTCCCGCGACCAGACAGGGACTAGAAACATAGCACGCCGTTGGCGCGCGATATTGACCCGTAGCCAAATTCAAAGAGTGAGATGCAGCAGTTTGATGCATATGATAGGCACAATATCAAATTTGGTACAAAGGTAAAGTTACAATCAATTAGATTATCATGAGTGGGGTGATTTTTGGTAGGGAAATCTGATCGTAACTGTAaatgttttgtgcatgttttgtGCGTAAGCTTCAGTTGAGCAAAACAGCTTAATAGAAAGCATTGCTTAAAAATTGAATATTTAGATTAATAACTTAATGAGAAGCATTTAAATGTTTTTTTGAAAGAAGTAGTTGCAATGATCAATGCTTCATGTTAAGTGCAAAGCATGGGATGGCAGCAGCAGTGTGAAAATATTAATAAGATTACCAATTGTTATTTGGAGTTTTCTTTTTACCAAAGTATCTCACATGCCAAAGAGAGAGTAATGGGATGTATGGCTGATTTTCAGTTTACAAGCatatttcaccaaataacaATGGCCTTGATTAATCTGTCAGGAACCCAAATTTAGGCCAATAACTTATTAGCTGTTTATTGAGGATGTAGCCTTTCAGGTTTCTCTCTGGTTTAGAACAGAAACTTACCAGTTTAAAGGTCAGCAATTTATTCTCATCTTCCAACATCTTATTCTGCAGTCAACCAAGAAAACAATGGATGAGGGAAAGAAATCAAGAATGTGAAACAGCCATATGTTCAAACATAGTTTATAATACAAAATCACATAGTTAGATTAAGCTCATACGCTTCTCATGTGCCTTTCCCAATATTCCATCTGCCTCAACAAAACAGACCAATGCCATACCAAAACAACAGGATCTTTGATTGAACAGATTTGTTACCATTTTTTCGTTCAGGTTCGTCAGCCCATTATCAGGTGCGTAATCAATCATGACCAGGTCTTTGGGTTGCAGCGAGTTTAGATCATCACCTTTCAGGTGCATGTACCATCAAGACAGGAGATCGTATTCCCCATAAGTATCAACCTGAAATGAAGAGAGAAACTCCCCCAAAAGTGACATAGCATCGTATCTTTCGCATTGTAACATGATTTATATCCTGATCCTAGTGTACAACTTTGCTAATTAAGCTAGATGAAGTATAAGATTAGCAAATCGACCAATTGTAGCAAGTAAATATCTTGCTGGTACCTTGATTTTGCAATCTAACAAAAGGCACTGACTAATCCGAAGCAAAATAAAGTAGCAGCGCTTTCAAGTATCACATACTGACCTGTTAACTAAAAAGATGTATTTGATGTTAATTGTGAGGCCATTTTTTTAGGCTCCAGCAGATTGCATGTATATCCTAAATACAAAGAGCCTAGCAGTTTTTAATAGTCATTCAAAAAGACTCATGGCAATGGTGATGAGGGTGAACAATGCTGACGCTCcaaactctctcttcctcaGCTTAGTGTCCCGATTGATTCTACCTATAcagaattaaaacaaatatatcATTGCTGTCAGATGTAACTCACAATGAATCTAATCAATGAGATGCTATGCAGTCATTAGGATACGATATCCAATCCTCTAACGAAGCAGTGAAAAGGGTATGTGAATAACTAAAAATATTGAAAGAGGAACTGTCTTGTCCTTGGCATTCTCACCAGCTAAGATGACCTCAATCTTCATCCACATTCAGCTTATTTAGATTATCATGAGGTGATTTTTGATAAGGAAATCTGATCATAACTATAAATGTGTTGATAAAAAATATGTGGACCGAGAAATAGCGTATGTATAAGAATTAGAGCTTTATCAGGCATATATCTGGCCACCATATGTATCTGATATGACAAAATAATCAAGCAGctatttgaaaagaaaaattatgtagctaatcttatttaattttttgtaaGAAGTAATTAGGTAACAAATGGGAAAAAGAAGACTAACATGCAAGAGCTCCTCGTTTGTAACCATGAGACAATGAACAAATGATGAACAATTAGCTCCTCGTTTGTAACCTCCTCCCAGGCTATCCATTCTTCTGTTTTAGGGAGATAAACCTTGGTGACTAAGCTACCCTACAGCAGAACTACATATTTACATTTGAGAGGCatgaaattttatttataaagaaAAGGTTGCTTTCTGAAGGAAACTTCAGCagtcataaaaaatactaaTGCGTATCATGATAGCTCCACTTGTGTACATCTAAGAAATATTTGACCAGCACTTCAAAGAAGGCATCAAGGGTAAGTATTACAGTCTGAGATAGATATTTAAAGCAGAATATCCAGCATAAACCATTTAAGAAAGCAGGAATGCAAGAATATATTTGATGCTTGCATTTAGTCCAGTTTCCAAACCAATGAGACATGTGTAAATGAAACATGGAGGATTTGTGTAAATATTAAGACACTCCTTCAAGACATGAATCGAACTACAACCTCTAGAGTGTGATAATCTACCTGTACATGGTGCAACATCCAACATGTTGCTTGACTGCATGTTTTTGGCATAACTGAAAATGAAACCAACGACGAAGAATTGTAAAATCTgaaaatgaagcaaaaattCAGTCATTGTGTGTCTGTATTCATAAATCATCTCAAATCAAACTATAGTGGCACATATAGATGAAAACAGATATCTTGCCagcaataaatattttttagtcaGTTACAATCACGCAAACAACAGTAAACCAGTTTGGCACTTTATTATTGCTGATTTTGCTCCATTCGGAAGGAATGATAATTAGAAGCAAGAAATCATTCCCTAGGTAGTGATGAAtataggcaaaaaaaaaaaggaactcgGGAAACATATGCATTGAACACTGATCACATACAGAATGCATACTTGACTTCATGTCAACACATGTCGTATCGGTTGAAGAGGTTGCCAATATCTGAGTCCATAGTGGATGCCGTTAGTCCATATTCCCATGATCATCAGTGTCCACTGATGACCAAGGTTCTCCTGAAATTAGGATAAATTTGTTCAAAGCTTATATACCTTTTCACTAACTTAAACTAATGCATCAATCATGTCAGAGCAACAATTTTATTAATTAATAATCACATATGAAATAATACCATGAAAATGGAAGACTACATATTCCCCAACTCAATCACAAGTACAAAAATCTACAAAGAGCCATCACGCATCAAACAAGGTTGACAGGATGATTCAAGAAAGCAAATATATTAGACATAGCTTACATCTATACATTCGACACTGGTACATAGTTGTTAGCAATTTAGAAGCTCCAGAAATTCGAGCCCAGCGGTCAGAGAGCAGAAACAAAATTTTGCAAGCTTCCCTGAACCACCGTGCATGCTAATCCATTACTCATGTTAACTCTCAGGCATACATCACTGCG of Phragmites australis chromosome 3, lpPhrAust1.1, whole genome shotgun sequence contains these proteins:
- the LOC133913557 gene encoding leucine-rich repeat extensin-like protein 5, giving the protein MRNLAAEVTNHPARLHASKSGALLLRLDLSRGLSRSLARSTRCTTDPTTRHVPPCTTRPIRRTRPRPPTPTCSITRCHPPSPSSRRHLLLPAARFLSRTGLPGRRPEEGAPGKMSDPKYAYPYPAQGYYQGPYQGPPVMAPPQYAAPPPRREPGFLEGCLAALCCCCLIDECCCDPSIIFVS
- the LOC133913555 gene encoding pentatricopeptide repeat-containing protein At3g29230-like isoform X1; translation: MHPFTLSSTALLRLIKSLSPAVAGSHLSALAIHCLLFKEGLLHAGAHLPTALLSAYAALGSPRHARDLFDEMPDPGLVTRTAMARAHAASGQAAQALTVFRDMVADGVLPDNVALAVALAACHGVGSSSVARNHGKMVHALIVTSGIVPDVFVSTELIRVYGECGEVSVSRRVFDQMPVRSTVSWNAMVHQYVRHGNVDSAYELFLAMPRRDVVSWNTMMAGYCVVGRSREALGLFRQMVSPSSCPVRPNGPTMSTVLAACAGTGCLETGIWVHAYIDRNRMNYDGSLDRSLIDMYSKCGNIEKALQVFDKAPGKRDLYSWTTVICGLAMHGRAADALRMFNMMQDNGIHPDDVTLVGVLNACAHGGLVDEGLCYFYSMEKYAIAPKIEHYGCMIDLLGRVGRVQEAYSMIRTMPMKPNAVIWGAFLSACKVHSNVELGEIAAAEVSRLEPDDPWARVMLSSMYAKVQDWSGLARERREVNSLQVKKTPGCSSIELDGQVHEFLAGGFQHPQHDEICTVLENVETQTHVG
- the LOC133913555 gene encoding pentatricopeptide repeat-containing protein At2g22410, mitochondrial-like isoform X2, encoding MHPFTLSSTALLRLIKSLSPAVAGSHLSALAIHCLLFKEGLLHAGAHLPTALLSAYAALGSPRHARDLFDEMPDPGLVTRTAMARAHAASGQAAQALTVFRDMVADGVLPDNVALAVALAACHGVGSSSVARNHGKMVHALIVTSGIVPDVFVSTELIRVYGECGEVSVSRRVFDQMPVRSTVSWNAMVHQYVRHGNVDSAYELFLAMPRRDVVSWNTMMAGYCVVGRSREALGLFRQMVSPSSCPVRPNGPTMSTVLAACAGTGCLETGIWVHAYIDRNRMNYDGSLDRSLIDMYSKCGNIEKALQVFDKAPGKRDLYSWTTVICGLAMHGRAADALRMFNMMQDNGIHPDDVTLVGVLNACAHGGLVDEGLCYFYSMEKYAIAPKIEHYGCMIDLLGRVGRVQEAYSMIRTMPMKPNAVIWGAFLSACKVHSNVELGEIAAAEVSRLEPDDPWARVMLSSMYAKVQDWSGLARERREVNSLQVKKTPGCSSIELDGQHAGAGFLGLHK